One Phoenix dactylifera cultivar Barhee BC4 chromosome 14, palm_55x_up_171113_PBpolish2nd_filt_p, whole genome shotgun sequence DNA window includes the following coding sequences:
- the LOC103701218 gene encoding uncharacterized protein LOC103701218 isoform X2, producing the protein MDNPSSHRPAMHRLSLALRSKWKSCVVATPVSTSESLRLHKARSFRSSASLDALQAHARAAGERENPNSYLVLVDKVETCFSRVEDFNVGGVDTCYLLNFIGPKGFAIELSRIIPRVIAFDHRKSTMARISQFRECPENLELRIYTSKCSARAVYDFFSEKLSEMNSSSGDSVSLLNQEDEDRVATVLRYLEDTDLRRWELPDIKAFNIGIKDERAKLNCVTNPHVFKQLLEIDAGDMIAKGYSYTCARQDDANKLLDKAFKIWLGRGLYGECLAIRADGNSDLSHEIGVELSRRSKAAGLRPIGAVVFMQRSNLKMCLRSTDRSTDTSEIAKVCQSEAVPLIIRSVQHTVPVQTNEPLAEMECLRSFKWIFSKGENKTVKQAMEKGAAADKVLESACLRSREQHPNC; encoded by the exons ATGGATAATCCATCCAGCCATCGGCCCGCGATGCACCGTCTCTCTCTCGCCCTTCGAAGCAAATGGAAGTCCTGCGTCGTCGCCACTCCTGTCTCGACCTCGGAATCTCTCCGCCTTCACAAAGCTCGAAGCTTTCGATCGAGCGCGTCGTTGGACGCCCTCCAAGCCCACGCCCGAGCGGCCGGAGAAAGAGAAAACCCCAACTCCTACCTCGTCCT TGTCGATAAAGTTGAAACCTGTTTCTCTAGGGTAGAGGATTTCAATGTAGGAGGTGTGGATACATGCTATCTTCTCAATTTCATCGGCCCGAAGGGCTTTGCTATTGAGCTCTCTCGAATCATACCTCG GGTGATAGCATTTGACCACCGCAAGTCTACAATGGCAAGAATTTCGCAATTTCGAGAATGCCCGGAAAATCTCGAGCTGCGCATTTATACCAGCAAGTGCAGTGCTCGTGCTGTCTATGATTTCTTCTCGGAGAAGCTCTCCGAAATGAATTCTTCGTCG GGTGATTCTGTGAGTCTATTGAACCAGGAAGATGAAGATCGTGTTGCAACAGTACTAAGGTATTTGGAGGATACAGATCTTCGCCGGTGGGAATTGCCTGATATCAAGGCATTTAATATTGGAATCAAAGATGAGCGTGCAAAGTTGAATTGCGTTACCAATCCTCATGTTTTTAAACAG CTTCTGGAAATTGATGCTGGTGATATGATTGCCAAGGGTTATTCCTATACTTGTGCTCGTCAAGATGATGCAAACAAGTTGTTGGATAAGGCCTTCAAGATTTGGTTAGGGAGAGGTTTATATGGCGAGTGCCTG GCAATCCGGGCTGATGGCAATTCAGATTTGAGCCATGAAATTGGTGTCGAACTCAGTAGAAGGAGTAAGGCTGCTGGTTTACG GCCCATAGGAGCAGTTGTGTTCATGCAACGGAGTAATCTAAAAATGTGCTTGAGGAGCACAGACAGATCCACTGACACCTCAGAGATTGCCAAG GTATGTCAGTCTGAAGCTGTTCCATTGATCATTAGGTCTGTTCAACATACTGTACCAGTCCAAACTAACGAACCATTGGCTGAAATGGAGTGTCTACGGTCCTTCAAATGGATTTTCAGCAAAGGTGAAAACAAGACAGTGAAACAGGCCATGGAGAAAGGTGCGGCAGCTGACAAGGTTCTAGAATCTGCATGTCTGAGATCCCGAGAGCAGCATCCAAACTGCTGA
- the LOC103701218 gene encoding uncharacterized protein LOC103701218 isoform X1, with protein MDNPSSHRPAMHRLSLALRSKWKSCVVATPVSTSESLRLHKARSFRSSASLDALQAHARAAGERENPNSYLVLYDYPSFSGAFAALFAHLYLSRRLLPFLVLPFSSVEPFRVEDFNVGGVDTCYLLNFIGPKGFAIELSRIIPRVIAFDHRKSTMARISQFRECPENLELRIYTSKCSARAVYDFFSEKLSEMNSSSGDSVSLLNQEDEDRVATVLRYLEDTDLRRWELPDIKAFNIGIKDERAKLNCVTNPHVFKQLLEIDAGDMIAKGYSYTCARQDDANKLLDKAFKIWLGRGLYGECLAIRADGNSDLSHEIGVELSRRSKAAGLRPIGAVVFMQRSNLKMCLRSTDRSTDTSEIAKVCQSEAVPLIIRSVQHTVPVQTNEPLAEMECLRSFKWIFSKGENKTVKQAMEKGAAADKVLESACLRSREQHPNC; from the exons ATGGATAATCCATCCAGCCATCGGCCCGCGATGCACCGTCTCTCTCTCGCCCTTCGAAGCAAATGGAAGTCCTGCGTCGTCGCCACTCCTGTCTCGACCTCGGAATCTCTCCGCCTTCACAAAGCTCGAAGCTTTCGATCGAGCGCGTCGTTGGACGCCCTCCAAGCCCACGCCCGAGCGGCCGGAGAAAGAGAAAACCCCAACTCCTACCTCGTCCTGTATGACTACCCCTCCTTCTCCGGCGCCTTCGCCGCTCTCTTCGCCCACCTCTACCTCTCCCgccgcctccttcccttcctcgtcctccccttctcctctgTCGAGCCTTTTCG GGTAGAGGATTTCAATGTAGGAGGTGTGGATACATGCTATCTTCTCAATTTCATCGGCCCGAAGGGCTTTGCTATTGAGCTCTCTCGAATCATACCTCG GGTGATAGCATTTGACCACCGCAAGTCTACAATGGCAAGAATTTCGCAATTTCGAGAATGCCCGGAAAATCTCGAGCTGCGCATTTATACCAGCAAGTGCAGTGCTCGTGCTGTCTATGATTTCTTCTCGGAGAAGCTCTCCGAAATGAATTCTTCGTCG GGTGATTCTGTGAGTCTATTGAACCAGGAAGATGAAGATCGTGTTGCAACAGTACTAAGGTATTTGGAGGATACAGATCTTCGCCGGTGGGAATTGCCTGATATCAAGGCATTTAATATTGGAATCAAAGATGAGCGTGCAAAGTTGAATTGCGTTACCAATCCTCATGTTTTTAAACAG CTTCTGGAAATTGATGCTGGTGATATGATTGCCAAGGGTTATTCCTATACTTGTGCTCGTCAAGATGATGCAAACAAGTTGTTGGATAAGGCCTTCAAGATTTGGTTAGGGAGAGGTTTATATGGCGAGTGCCTG GCAATCCGGGCTGATGGCAATTCAGATTTGAGCCATGAAATTGGTGTCGAACTCAGTAGAAGGAGTAAGGCTGCTGGTTTACG GCCCATAGGAGCAGTTGTGTTCATGCAACGGAGTAATCTAAAAATGTGCTTGAGGAGCACAGACAGATCCACTGACACCTCAGAGATTGCCAAG GTATGTCAGTCTGAAGCTGTTCCATTGATCATTAGGTCTGTTCAACATACTGTACCAGTCCAAACTAACGAACCATTGGCTGAAATGGAGTGTCTACGGTCCTTCAAATGGATTTTCAGCAAAGGTGAAAACAAGACAGTGAAACAGGCCATGGAGAAAGGTGCGGCAGCTGACAAGGTTCTAGAATCTGCATGTCTGAGATCCCGAGAGCAGCATCCAAACTGCTGA
- the LOC103701218 gene encoding uncharacterized protein LOC103701218 isoform X3 has protein sequence MDNPSSHRPAMHRLSLALRSKWKSCVVATPVSTSESLRLHKARSFRSSASLDALQAHARAAGERENPNSYLVLVEDFNVGGVDTCYLLNFIGPKGFAIELSRIIPRVIAFDHRKSTMARISQFRECPENLELRIYTSKCSARAVYDFFSEKLSEMNSSSGDSVSLLNQEDEDRVATVLRYLEDTDLRRWELPDIKAFNIGIKDERAKLNCVTNPHVFKQLLEIDAGDMIAKGYSYTCARQDDANKLLDKAFKIWLGRGLYGECLAIRADGNSDLSHEIGVELSRRSKAAGLRPIGAVVFMQRSNLKMCLRSTDRSTDTSEIAKVCQSEAVPLIIRSVQHTVPVQTNEPLAEMECLRSFKWIFSKGENKTVKQAMEKGAAADKVLESACLRSREQHPNC, from the exons ATGGATAATCCATCCAGCCATCGGCCCGCGATGCACCGTCTCTCTCTCGCCCTTCGAAGCAAATGGAAGTCCTGCGTCGTCGCCACTCCTGTCTCGACCTCGGAATCTCTCCGCCTTCACAAAGCTCGAAGCTTTCGATCGAGCGCGTCGTTGGACGCCCTCCAAGCCCACGCCCGAGCGGCCGGAGAAAGAGAAAACCCCAACTCCTACCTCGTCCT GGTAGAGGATTTCAATGTAGGAGGTGTGGATACATGCTATCTTCTCAATTTCATCGGCCCGAAGGGCTTTGCTATTGAGCTCTCTCGAATCATACCTCG GGTGATAGCATTTGACCACCGCAAGTCTACAATGGCAAGAATTTCGCAATTTCGAGAATGCCCGGAAAATCTCGAGCTGCGCATTTATACCAGCAAGTGCAGTGCTCGTGCTGTCTATGATTTCTTCTCGGAGAAGCTCTCCGAAATGAATTCTTCGTCG GGTGATTCTGTGAGTCTATTGAACCAGGAAGATGAAGATCGTGTTGCAACAGTACTAAGGTATTTGGAGGATACAGATCTTCGCCGGTGGGAATTGCCTGATATCAAGGCATTTAATATTGGAATCAAAGATGAGCGTGCAAAGTTGAATTGCGTTACCAATCCTCATGTTTTTAAACAG CTTCTGGAAATTGATGCTGGTGATATGATTGCCAAGGGTTATTCCTATACTTGTGCTCGTCAAGATGATGCAAACAAGTTGTTGGATAAGGCCTTCAAGATTTGGTTAGGGAGAGGTTTATATGGCGAGTGCCTG GCAATCCGGGCTGATGGCAATTCAGATTTGAGCCATGAAATTGGTGTCGAACTCAGTAGAAGGAGTAAGGCTGCTGGTTTACG GCCCATAGGAGCAGTTGTGTTCATGCAACGGAGTAATCTAAAAATGTGCTTGAGGAGCACAGACAGATCCACTGACACCTCAGAGATTGCCAAG GTATGTCAGTCTGAAGCTGTTCCATTGATCATTAGGTCTGTTCAACATACTGTACCAGTCCAAACTAACGAACCATTGGCTGAAATGGAGTGTCTACGGTCCTTCAAATGGATTTTCAGCAAAGGTGAAAACAAGACAGTGAAACAGGCCATGGAGAAAGGTGCGGCAGCTGACAAGGTTCTAGAATCTGCATGTCTGAGATCCCGAGAGCAGCATCCAAACTGCTGA
- the LOC103701218 gene encoding uncharacterized protein LOC103701218 isoform X4, whose translation MDNPSSHRPAMHRLSLALRSKWKSCVVATPVSTSESLRLHKARSFRSSASLDALQAHARAAGERENPNSYLVLYDYPSFSGAFAALFAHLYLSRRLLPFLVLPFSSVEPFRVEDFNVGGVDTCYLLNFIGPKGFAIELSRIIPRVIAFDHRKSTMARISQFRECPENLELRIYTSKCSARAVYDFFSEKLSEMNSSSGDSVSLLNQEDEDRVATVLRYLEDTDLRRWELPDIKAFNIGIKDERAKLNCVTNPHVFKQLLEIDAGDMIAKGYSYTCARQDDANKLLDKAFKIWLGRGLYGECLAIRADGNSDLSHEIGVELSRRSKAAGLRPIGAVVFMQRSNLKMCLRSTDRSTDTSEIAKAYGGGGNCGSSSFIIRMDEYNHWTSVVSG comes from the exons ATGGATAATCCATCCAGCCATCGGCCCGCGATGCACCGTCTCTCTCTCGCCCTTCGAAGCAAATGGAAGTCCTGCGTCGTCGCCACTCCTGTCTCGACCTCGGAATCTCTCCGCCTTCACAAAGCTCGAAGCTTTCGATCGAGCGCGTCGTTGGACGCCCTCCAAGCCCACGCCCGAGCGGCCGGAGAAAGAGAAAACCCCAACTCCTACCTCGTCCTGTATGACTACCCCTCCTTCTCCGGCGCCTTCGCCGCTCTCTTCGCCCACCTCTACCTCTCCCgccgcctccttcccttcctcgtcctccccttctcctctgTCGAGCCTTTTCG GGTAGAGGATTTCAATGTAGGAGGTGTGGATACATGCTATCTTCTCAATTTCATCGGCCCGAAGGGCTTTGCTATTGAGCTCTCTCGAATCATACCTCG GGTGATAGCATTTGACCACCGCAAGTCTACAATGGCAAGAATTTCGCAATTTCGAGAATGCCCGGAAAATCTCGAGCTGCGCATTTATACCAGCAAGTGCAGTGCTCGTGCTGTCTATGATTTCTTCTCGGAGAAGCTCTCCGAAATGAATTCTTCGTCG GGTGATTCTGTGAGTCTATTGAACCAGGAAGATGAAGATCGTGTTGCAACAGTACTAAGGTATTTGGAGGATACAGATCTTCGCCGGTGGGAATTGCCTGATATCAAGGCATTTAATATTGGAATCAAAGATGAGCGTGCAAAGTTGAATTGCGTTACCAATCCTCATGTTTTTAAACAG CTTCTGGAAATTGATGCTGGTGATATGATTGCCAAGGGTTATTCCTATACTTGTGCTCGTCAAGATGATGCAAACAAGTTGTTGGATAAGGCCTTCAAGATTTGGTTAGGGAGAGGTTTATATGGCGAGTGCCTG GCAATCCGGGCTGATGGCAATTCAGATTTGAGCCATGAAATTGGTGTCGAACTCAGTAGAAGGAGTAAGGCTGCTGGTTTACG GCCCATAGGAGCAGTTGTGTTCATGCAACGGAGTAATCTAAAAATGTGCTTGAGGAGCACAGACAGATCCACTGACACCTCAGAGATTGCCAAG GCttatggaggaggaggaaactgTGGTTCAAGCTCCTTTATAATAAGAATGGACGAGTACAACCACTGGACTTCTGTAGTTTCAGGATAA
- the LOC103701216 gene encoding uncharacterized protein LOC103701216 has translation MKSLIPRVLFIHFPCPPLPLTSHRFSLIFLHSSAGEDAHRRRPESFPPSSLSPSPSSSHPFSSTSSSSRRNHEEESRNVKVSVWWDFENCNIPVGVNVFRVANRITSALRSTGIKGPVTITAFGDVAQLSRATQEALTSTGVCLNHVPHSGKNSSDRSFMADLVYWVSQNPPPVHFFLISGDRDFANILHRLRMSNYNVLLASTDTSPGVLCSAATIMWPWSALVKGESISVRHFNHPPDGLYGSWYGYYKGVLDDPFSGMEHAVNSQPDEYMESISETKPRPIPKAVLNGIRQVLYWYPEGINLSELRAELKRNNITMDKDFFGYKKFSHLLCSMPNVVRFIPPPPGEGQPLVIGTHRRVTESGEPSAKPAKDIEISDGDKGRAVSRNGKPSEVPPTTLSKLSPSHKETDVNASIGTSTVPQGNEAAVEGRFERLWKTFTGSGPSKAESSPSKGTDMGTFVGASTSQQRNEDLVEEGIFRRIWKTLSGPRGGHSKDKNCTIRKADSTVHEDSRKDVASVRSCKHSEKAKSEDKKAARPKNDPSSLVGCGLSSSNASKSPLMDKTVGQLEEHIGAADLRMGFFSRMASWWRSWKSGAKGQEDSVPSVKEVLDNEERNAQGESVKTLTDASCQPEAHDLFSKAYFWDALESFLLTSKGSDIILKSRTRGQLVQSLQKEGPWILKDLKENHLLQLVDLLISGKKWVEESASQTFPFKVTFPAKRRCVPSHAHGPNGLSSLFSGRMSQSSLQRLPEQEKQEQISRPLGSSYNESVDSKPPQNFSELKAWFQKTFNATEGVEPEDFKKLFESTFNRKLFCSSYGYSTVRSLIAACSADNVYNQGKKKRPSSREEVLSDCHRLLKELLEEYPDGFNMSIFRPTFIQRYSYVLDYQVLGYPKLVSLLQIMPGVRIESSYILPAEKFSDSSLEKQAIRETPFDSLESDKGKVISKENEGKGNGEEHIWEELGPVSDTVIHEGSNLTEEMDKQVSFDEASLSDEEFTDSEDDTPSRFDESEGKNRKSDEDSSLLQILDSWYSSKEAVEKEQAQAVDGLVDCSQSNVENPVDLKPTDSQLKVRPPKRYSFVSESRDDEKEKFVESILGSLKKAGDSRLQS, from the exons ATGAAATCCCTAATTCCGCGAGTCCTCTTCATCCACTTCCCCTGTCCTCCACTCCCTCTCACTTCCCACCGTTTCTCTCTCATCTTCCTCCATTCCAGCGCCGGGGAGGATGCCCACCGGCGGCGGCCGGAATCtttccctccctcttctctttccccttctccttcttcttctcatccGTTTAGTTCTACTTCGTCTTCCTCCAGGCGGAATCACGAGGAGGAGAGCAGGAACGTGAAGGTCTCTGTATGGTGGGACTTCGAGAACTGCAACATCCCGGTGGGCGTGAATGTGTTTCGTGTTGCGAATCGGATAACGTCGGCCCTCCGGTCGACCGGCATCAAGGGGCCGGTCACCATCACCGCCTTCGGGGATGTGGCTCAGCTCTCTCGAGCCACTCAGGAGGCGCTCACCTCCACCGGCGTTTGCCTCAACCATGTGCCCCATA GTGGGAAGAACAGCTCCGACAGGTCTTTCATGGCTGATCTTGTCTATTGGGTTTCACAAAACCCTCCGCCTGTCCACTTCTTCCTGATATCAGGGGACAGGGATTTTGCAAACATTCTGCACCGCTTAAGGATGAGCAACTATAACGTGCTCCTTGCTAGCACTGACACTTCTCCAGGCGTCCTCTGCAGTGCTGCAACCATCATGTGGCCCTGGTCTGCTTTGGTTAAGGGAGAAAGTATCTCTGTCAGGCATTTTAATCATCCACCTGATGGTTTATATGGGTCTTGGTATGGGTACTACAAAGGGGTTCTTGATGACCCCTTCTCAGGTATGGAACATGCAGTCAATTCACAACCTGATGAATATATGGAATCAATTTCCGAGACCAAGCCTCGCCCAATTCCCAAGGCAGTATTGAATGGGATCCGTCAGGTATTATACTGGTACCCTGAAGGGATAAACCTTTCCGAGCTTCGCGCCGAGCTCAAAAGAAACAACATAACCATGGATAAGGACTTTTTTGGGTATAAGAAGTTCTCACACCTTCTTTGTTCTATGCCAAATGTTGTGAGGTTCATACCTCCTCCGCCGGGTGAAGGTCAACCACTGGTGATTGGTACCCACAGAAGGGTGACTGAATCAGGCGAGCCCAGTGCTAAGCCTGCCAAAGATATTGAAATTAGTGATGGGGACAAGGGTCGTGCCGTAAGTCGGAATGGAAAACCATCAGAAGTGCCTCCAACTACTTTATCAAAGCTTTCTCCCAGTCATAAAGAGACTGATGTCAATGCTAGCATAGGTACGTCAACTGTCCCACAGGGAAACGAGGCTGCAGTTGAAGGGAGATTTGAAAGGCTTTGGAAAACCTTTACTGGATCTGGGCCTTCCAAAGCAGAATCATCTCCTTCTAAAGGAACAGACATGGGCACCTTTGTTGGTGCTTCCACATCCCAGCAACGAAATGAAGATCTAGTTGAAGAGGgaatttttagaaggatatGGAAGACCTTGAGTGGCCCTAGAGGTGGCCATTCAAAGGACAAAAATTGTACCATCCGCAAGGCAGATTCTACTGTTCATGAGGATTCTAGAAAAGATGTAGCAAGTGTGCGCAGTTGCAAACACTCTGAGAAAGCAAAAtctgaagacaagaaagctgcAAGGCCAAAGAATGATCCTTCCAGTCTGGTGGGTTGCGGATTGAGTTCTTCGAATGCAAGTAAGTCACCTCTGATGGACAAAACTGTTGGACAATTGGAAGAGCATATTGGTGCAGCAGACTTGAGAATGGGTTTCTTTAGTCGGATGGCAAGCTGGTGGAGATCATGGAAATCTGGTGCCAAAGGTCAAGAGGATAGTGTTCCATCTGTTAAAGAGGTCCTTGATAATGAAGAAAGGAATGCACAAGGTGAATCTGTTAAAACTTTGACTGATGCTAGTTGTCAGCCAGAAGCTCATGatttattttcaaaagcttactttTGGGATGCTCTGGAATCATTTTTGCTCACTTCCAAGGGGTCTGACATTATCTTAAAATCGAGAACAAG GGGACAATTGGTGCAGAGCCTCCAAAAGGAAGGCCCTTGGATTCTCAAGGATCTTAAAGAGAACCATCTCCTTCAGTTAGTAGATCTATTAATTTCAGGAAAAAAATGGGTGGAAGAATCTGCTTCACAGACATTTCCTTTCAAAGTTACATTCCCAGCTAAAAGAAGGTGTGTTCCATCTCATGCACATGGTCCCAATGGTTTAAGTTCTCTCTTTTCAGGTAGAATGTCACAGTCCAGCCTGCAGAGGCTACCAGAGCAGGAAAAACAAGAGCAGATTTCTAGGCCTCTTGGAAGTTCATATAATGAAAGTGTAGATTCCAAGCCACCtcaaaatttttctgagctGAAAGCGTGGTTTCAGAAAACCTTTAATGCTACAGAGGGTGTTGAACCTGAGGATTTCAAAAAGCTTTTCGAGAGCACGTTCAATAGGAagcttttttgttcttcttatgGTTATTCAACTGTACGAAGCCTCATTGCAGCTTGCTCAGCTGATAATGTTTACAaccaaggaaaaaagaagagaccTTCCAGCAGGGAAGAAGTATTATCTGATTGCCACAGACTGCTGAAGGAGCTTTTGGAGGAATATCCTGATGGCTTTAACATGAGCATCTTCAGACCAACTTTCATTCAGAGGTATAGTTATGTTCTAGATTATCAAGTGCTTGGCTACCCAAAACTTGTATCATTGTTACAGATAATGCCTGGGGTGAGGATAGAATCTTCGTATATCTTACCTGCGGAAAAGTTTTCAGATTCCAGCTTGGAGAAGCAGGCAATTAGGGAAACACCTTTTGATAGTTTGGAAAGTGACAAAGGGAAGGTTATTAGCAAAGAAAATGAAGGTAAAGGTAATGGTGAAGAGCATATCTGGGAGGAGTTGGGACCTGTATCTGACACAGTTATCCATGAGGGTAGTAACCTTACTGAAGAAATGGATAAACAGGTGAGCTTTGATGAAGCTTCTCTTTCAGATGAAGAATTCACTGATAGCGAGGATGATACTCCTAGTCGTTTTGATGAATCAGAGGGAAAGAACAGAAAAAGTGACGAAGACAGCTCTCTTCTCCAGATTCTTGATTCATGGTACAGTAGTAAGGAGGCTGTTGAGAAGGAACAAGCTCAGGCTGTTGATGGGCTTGTGGATTGTTCCCAAAGCAATGTTGAGAACCCTGTAGATCTTAAGCCCACGGACTCACAACTAAAGGTGAGGCCCCCAAAACGCTATTCTTTTGTTTCAGAGTCCAGAGATGATGAGAAGGAAAAGTTCGTGGAAAGCATTTTGGGCAGTCTCAAAAAAGCAGGAGACTCAAGGTTGCAGAGTTAG